From a region of the Citricoccus muralis genome:
- a CDS encoding N-carbamoylsarcosine amidohydrolase, with product MTVTTNSDIEARLAAVLEEAFEAGRGIYNERGFTRRIGFGNRPAVIHIDLANAWTRPGHPFSCPGMEEIIPNVQRINEAARAKKVPVFYTTNVYRNRDASSGTNDMGLWYSKIPTETLPADSYWAQIDDRIAPAEGEVVIEKKRASAFPGTNLELFLTSNRIDTLIVTGATAAGCVRHTVEDAIAKGFRPIIPRETIGDRVPGVVQWNLYDIDNKFGDVESTDAVVEYLNGLAQFEDTVPKTLSDPQPEVEAPADPA from the coding sequence ATGACCGTCACAACCAACAGCGACATCGAAGCCCGTCTGGCAGCAGTGCTGGAAGAGGCGTTCGAAGCCGGCAGGGGAATCTACAACGAGCGTGGTTTCACGCGTCGGATCGGATTCGGCAACCGCCCCGCCGTCATCCACATCGATCTCGCCAACGCATGGACCCGTCCGGGCCACCCGTTCAGCTGCCCGGGCATGGAGGAGATCATCCCGAACGTCCAGCGGATCAACGAGGCCGCGCGCGCCAAGAAGGTCCCGGTCTTCTACACCACGAACGTGTACCGGAACCGCGACGCCAGCTCCGGCACGAACGACATGGGTCTGTGGTACTCGAAGATCCCGACGGAGACACTTCCGGCGGATTCCTACTGGGCGCAGATCGACGACCGCATCGCTCCCGCAGAGGGCGAGGTGGTGATCGAGAAGAAGCGTGCCTCGGCGTTCCCGGGGACGAACCTCGAGCTCTTCCTGACCTCCAACCGCATCGACACCCTGATCGTGACCGGTGCGACCGCGGCCGGGTGCGTGCGCCACACCGTCGAGGATGCGATCGCGAAGGGCTTCCGCCCGATTATCCCCCGCGAGACCATCGGCGACCGCGTCCCGGGGGTCGTGCAGTGGAACCTCTACGACATCGACAACAAGTTCGGTGACGTCGAGTCCACGGATGCGGTGGTGGAGTACCTGAACGGCCTGGCGCAGTTCGAGGACACGGTCCCGAAGACGCTCTCGGACCCCCAGCCCGAGGTGGAGGCCCCTGCGGACCCGGCCTGA
- a CDS encoding IclR family transcriptional regulator, whose product MPETAPDPASAAEKPQGAAASLLNGLSVLEAFSATTRPLLGVTEISEIVGLHKSTVSRMLAGLTEAGYVQRDLDSGRYRLGLGMIGLAGPLLSELDVRRAALPHLEELTQSTGETAALAVWNGAAAIVVEQVASPHQVKHSATIGTRYAKFASSSVRVFLAELPASEVDRLLRSGSVEREGYSGPEDDPVFRHLDIVREAGEAVNDGETTFEEYGVSVPVRDYRGKVVGCITVSAPRSRVQYRGSQADLAAAVRLAAAAVCARLGGLPEAEAPE is encoded by the coding sequence ATGCCGGAAACCGCACCGGACCCCGCGTCGGCCGCGGAGAAGCCTCAGGGCGCCGCTGCCTCACTGCTCAACGGGTTGTCCGTGCTGGAGGCATTCTCCGCCACCACCCGACCACTGCTGGGCGTCACGGAGATCTCCGAGATCGTCGGATTGCACAAGAGCACCGTGTCCCGCATGCTCGCCGGGCTCACCGAGGCCGGCTACGTTCAGCGCGATCTGGACTCGGGGAGATACCGGCTGGGCCTCGGCATGATCGGCCTCGCCGGACCGTTGCTGTCTGAACTGGACGTCCGCCGGGCGGCATTGCCCCACCTCGAGGAGCTCACGCAGTCCACGGGGGAGACCGCGGCCCTGGCCGTGTGGAACGGCGCAGCGGCGATCGTGGTGGAGCAGGTGGCAAGCCCGCACCAGGTCAAGCACAGTGCGACCATCGGCACCCGGTACGCCAAGTTCGCGAGCTCCTCGGTGCGTGTCTTCCTCGCGGAGCTGCCGGCGTCCGAGGTGGACCGCCTGCTGCGGAGCGGATCCGTGGAGCGTGAGGGCTACTCCGGGCCGGAAGACGACCCGGTTTTCCGCCACCTCGACATCGTCCGTGAGGCGGGTGAAGCTGTCAATGACGGCGAGACCACCTTCGAGGAGTACGGCGTCTCCGTCCCAGTGCGGGACTACCGCGGCAAGGTCGTCGGCTGCATCACCGTTAGCGCCCCGCGGTCCCGGGTCCAGTACAGGGGCAGTCAGGCCGACCTGGCCGCCGCGGTCCGGCTGGCCGCCGCGGCCGTGTGCGCACGCCTGGGTGGTCTGCCCGAGGCGGAGGCCCCGGAGTAG
- a CDS encoding IclR family transcriptional regulator: protein MGTTSTTPDAGRTGSGTPSGEAVAGTGGGARGTSVIVNVLQVIRCFTVEEPVLGVTEIATQVGLHKSSVSRILATLEQEKVVERDEASRKYRLGLGLIAVAGPLLAGLDVRRIALDDLRELSETTAETAALNIWDGTAAVTVEQVPSRQQVKHTSVLGSRYATGLSASVQVFLAHESAERVRGLLNAGRIAFDSPSDPAIYFERLAAVRHDGHAVNHGETQPDEVGIAAPVLDHRGEVVAAVLLAAPRYRVPAERVAELAAHCREAAYRISQRLGAALP from the coding sequence ATGGGCACCACCAGCACCACGCCCGACGCCGGACGCACCGGCTCCGGAACTCCGTCCGGTGAGGCCGTGGCCGGGACCGGCGGCGGAGCGCGCGGCACCTCCGTGATCGTCAACGTCCTCCAGGTCATCCGCTGCTTCACCGTGGAGGAGCCGGTCCTGGGGGTCACCGAGATCGCCACCCAGGTCGGCCTGCACAAGTCCAGTGTCTCCAGGATCCTCGCCACACTGGAGCAGGAGAAAGTGGTCGAGCGGGACGAGGCCTCCCGCAAGTACCGGCTGGGCCTGGGCCTGATCGCCGTGGCCGGGCCTCTGCTGGCGGGCCTCGATGTCCGTCGCATCGCCCTGGACGATCTGCGCGAGCTGTCGGAAACTACCGCCGAGACGGCGGCGCTGAACATCTGGGACGGCACCGCCGCGGTCACCGTGGAACAGGTTCCCAGCCGACAGCAGGTCAAGCACACCTCCGTGTTGGGCAGCCGCTACGCCACCGGCCTCAGCGCGAGCGTCCAGGTCTTCCTGGCGCATGAATCCGCGGAGCGCGTGCGCGGACTGCTGAATGCCGGGCGGATCGCCTTCGACTCCCCCTCCGACCCGGCCATTTACTTCGAACGGCTCGCAGCGGTCCGCCATGACGGCCACGCCGTGAACCACGGCGAGACCCAGCCGGACGAGGTGGGCATCGCGGCACCCGTGTTGGACCACCGCGGCGAGGTGGTGGCCGCCGTGCTGCTGGCGGCCCCCCGCTACCGCGTCCCCGCCGAACGGGTCGCCGAGCTCGCCGCCCACTGCCGCGAGGCCGCATACCGGATCTCCCAGCGACTGGGGGCCGCACTCCCGTGA
- a CDS encoding aminopeptidase P family protein yields the protein MSTTSTTARSVSDLERLKTLHNGSKQPLTFSDAEFERRLAGLRQIMAEKSLDAVILTSYHGIKYYSDFLYTTFGRNYALVVTATNSTTVTANIDAGMPWRTSYGENIVYTDWKRDNFFYGLQEALKRDGVKASRLGVEDDFLPGLTRQRIQDAFPGAELLDVSQDAMRQRMIKSAEEIEVIKHGARIGDLGGEAIKAAIREGISEYEVALIGTEAMVHEIAKTFPDREVRDTWVWFQSGINTDGAHNWATTRQLQRGDILSLNCFPMTSGYYTALERTLFLGQPDERSLELWNVNVEVHRAGLELIKPGAVCQDIAHALNEIYIGHGLLPNRTFGYGHSFGVLSHYYGREAGLELREDIDTVLEPGMVVSMEPMITVMDGEPGAGGYREHDILVIGDDGGVENITKFGFGPENNIIDA from the coding sequence ATGAGCACCACCTCCACCACCGCACGTTCCGTTTCCGACCTCGAGCGCCTGAAGACCCTGCACAACGGGTCCAAGCAGCCCCTGACGTTCTCGGACGCCGAGTTCGAGCGCCGCCTGGCCGGCCTGCGTCAGATCATGGCCGAGAAGTCCCTGGACGCCGTGATCCTCACCAGCTACCACGGCATCAAGTACTACTCGGACTTCCTCTACACCACCTTCGGGCGCAACTACGCACTGGTCGTCACCGCCACCAACTCGACCACCGTGACGGCCAACATCGATGCCGGCATGCCCTGGCGCACCAGCTACGGCGAGAACATCGTGTACACGGACTGGAAGCGGGACAACTTCTTCTACGGCCTGCAGGAGGCCCTGAAGCGGGACGGCGTGAAGGCCTCCCGCCTCGGCGTCGAGGACGATTTCCTGCCCGGCCTGACCCGCCAGCGCATCCAGGACGCGTTCCCCGGCGCCGAGCTGCTGGACGTCTCCCAGGACGCCATGCGCCAGCGCATGATCAAGTCCGCCGAGGAGATCGAGGTCATCAAGCACGGCGCCCGCATCGGCGACCTCGGCGGCGAGGCCATCAAGGCGGCCATCCGTGAGGGCATCTCCGAGTACGAGGTCGCCCTGATCGGCACCGAGGCCATGGTGCACGAGATCGCCAAGACCTTCCCCGACCGGGAGGTCCGGGACACCTGGGTCTGGTTCCAGTCCGGCATCAACACGGACGGCGCGCACAACTGGGCCACCACCCGTCAGCTGCAGCGCGGGGACATCCTGTCCCTGAACTGCTTCCCCATGACCTCGGGTTACTACACGGCCCTGGAGCGCACCCTGTTCCTCGGTCAGCCGGACGAGCGCAGCCTCGAGCTGTGGAACGTCAACGTGGAGGTGCACCGCGCCGGCCTCGAACTGATCAAGCCCGGAGCGGTCTGCCAGGACATCGCCCATGCGTTGAACGAGATTTACATCGGCCACGGCCTGCTGCCCAACCGCACCTTCGGCTATGGCCACTCCTTCGGGGTCCTGTCCCACTACTACGGCCGCGAAGCCGGCCTGGAGCTCCGCGAGGACATCGACACCGTCCTCGAGCCGGGCATGGTGGTCTCCATGGAGCCGATGATCACCGTCATGGACGGCGAGCCGGGTGCCGGCGGTTACCGCGAGCACGACATCCTGGTCATCGGAGACGACGGCGGCGTGGAGAACATCACGAAGTTCGGCTTCGGCCCGGAGAACAACATCATCGACGCCTGA
- a CDS encoding creatininase, with product MISTPDPRPTGQTTAEPTRLAHLDAHTYRDWAAGEQSTVILPAGAFEQHGPHLPLGTDAILSSTIAEAVASRIGAKVAEPLSYGYKSQQKSGGGDHLAGTVSLDAAALIAQARCIMAGFLQQGVRHLVVLNGHYENYQFLYEAADLALGDLRSAGHDVGPVAPAILLLSYWDYVTEDTLETVYPDGFPGWDIEHGGVLETSLMLHLHPGLVAMDRAVSHPPAALPRFDRLPVVVSRTPETGCLSAPDGSDARKGSLLFEKVTAELAGDLATELGLPAREVPETS from the coding sequence GTGATCAGCACCCCCGACCCCCGACCCACGGGGCAGACGACCGCCGAGCCCACTCGGCTGGCCCACCTGGACGCCCACACCTACCGGGACTGGGCCGCCGGGGAGCAGTCCACGGTGATCCTGCCGGCCGGTGCCTTCGAGCAGCACGGCCCCCACCTCCCCCTGGGCACGGATGCCATCCTGTCCTCGACCATCGCGGAGGCCGTGGCCTCCCGGATCGGGGCGAAGGTGGCCGAGCCGCTGTCCTACGGCTACAAGTCACAGCAGAAGTCCGGGGGCGGCGACCACCTGGCCGGGACGGTCAGCCTGGACGCCGCAGCCCTGATCGCCCAGGCGCGGTGCATCATGGCCGGGTTCCTGCAGCAGGGCGTGCGCCACCTTGTGGTCCTCAACGGGCACTACGAGAACTACCAGTTCCTCTACGAGGCCGCGGATCTGGCGCTCGGAGACCTGCGCTCCGCGGGGCACGACGTCGGACCAGTCGCGCCGGCGATCCTGCTGCTCTCCTACTGGGACTACGTCACCGAAGACACCCTGGAGACGGTCTACCCGGACGGCTTCCCCGGCTGGGACATCGAGCACGGCGGGGTCCTGGAGACCTCGCTGATGCTGCACCTGCACCCCGGGCTCGTGGCCATGGACCGCGCCGTGAGCCACCCGCCGGCGGCGCTGCCCCGCTTCGACCGCCTGCCCGTGGTGGTCTCGCGCACCCCGGAGACGGGATGCCTCTCAGCCCCGGACGGCTCTGACGCCCGGAAGGGCTCCTTGCTGTTCGAGAAGGTCACCGCGGAGCTGGCAGGGGACCTGGCGACCGAGCTCGGCCTGCCGGCACGGGAAGTCCCCGAGACCTCTTGA
- a CDS encoding BCCT family transporter, giving the protein MSARDSTEPEIPTPPADASPPSGVATAAPHADTAARGPVTEDGSAHGGAIGRRRTVTLPRFRGRIVPPLDRAIIMVLPPVLIIAAVIAVTLDPEGAAALIGRLRTFVTEGFTWWFVAYSLIAVAVCAWLCLSKVGRVRLGGPKARPQHSKFAWYSMLFACGQGIGLIFWSIAEPILLREGTPVVPDGGNPGQGGMVWTYFHWGLTAWAMYCVVAICLAYSHHNLGKTLTFREATVDLLPKRVQRPAGVVVELLAIIATVLGLATSFGFAAMQFSSGLTSFTGMDSNSLTWLIVIVALGGLTALSAFLGVNKGMKRISEANSILSIVLVVGVFVFGPTVFILSNLSQTFGSFFTHFIPMSFWTGAEGAAAPLGDWSESWNGIWTVFIWCWVIAFSPFVAGFIARISRGRTIREFVLGVTIIPSLIVMVWVGVIGSAGIHYDNVSDGTVSADVAEDTSAGLFSMLGMIPWVGGILLVVATILVATYYVTSLDSGTYALAEFVSAPKKSGPWFRVVLVASIAAVALVLLSIGGADVVDTVQTGTIIGAFPFSFVILLMIINLIRRLRSRDREVRQLEKDINDPEPRAEDELCDEDGIPRPDPRRGVGPGTLTDVQDPYGYGPRTEKRPQQ; this is encoded by the coding sequence ATGTCCGCTCGAGACAGCACTGAACCGGAAATCCCCACCCCACCCGCCGACGCCAGCCCTCCCTCCGGCGTCGCCACTGCGGCCCCCCACGCCGACACCGCGGCACGTGGACCCGTCACGGAGGACGGCTCCGCCCACGGCGGCGCCATCGGTCGCCGCCGCACCGTGACACTGCCGCGTTTTCGAGGCCGCATCGTGCCGCCGCTGGACCGGGCCATCATCATGGTCCTGCCGCCCGTACTGATCATCGCAGCCGTCATCGCCGTGACCCTCGACCCGGAGGGGGCCGCCGCCCTCATCGGCCGCCTGCGGACCTTCGTGACCGAAGGATTCACCTGGTGGTTCGTGGCCTATTCCCTCATCGCCGTGGCCGTCTGCGCCTGGCTGTGCCTCAGCAAGGTCGGGCGCGTTCGTCTGGGCGGCCCCAAGGCGCGGCCGCAGCACAGCAAGTTCGCCTGGTACTCCATGCTCTTCGCCTGCGGCCAGGGCATCGGCCTGATCTTCTGGTCCATCGCCGAGCCGATCCTGCTGCGTGAGGGAACCCCGGTGGTGCCCGACGGTGGCAATCCCGGTCAGGGCGGCATGGTCTGGACCTACTTCCACTGGGGCCTGACCGCCTGGGCCATGTACTGCGTCGTGGCCATCTGCCTGGCCTACTCCCACCACAACCTCGGCAAGACCCTCACGTTCCGCGAGGCGACCGTGGACCTCCTGCCGAAGCGCGTCCAGCGCCCGGCCGGCGTCGTGGTGGAGTTGTTGGCCATCATCGCGACCGTGCTGGGCCTGGCCACCTCCTTCGGGTTCGCCGCCATGCAATTCAGCTCCGGTCTCACCTCATTCACGGGGATGGACTCGAACTCGTTGACGTGGCTGATCGTCATCGTGGCCCTGGGCGGCCTCACCGCGCTCTCTGCCTTCCTGGGCGTCAACAAGGGCATGAAGCGGATCAGTGAGGCCAACTCGATCCTGAGCATCGTACTGGTGGTCGGTGTCTTCGTCTTCGGCCCCACCGTCTTCATCCTGTCCAACCTGTCCCAGACGTTCGGCTCGTTCTTCACCCATTTCATCCCCATGAGCTTCTGGACAGGCGCCGAGGGCGCAGCGGCCCCGCTCGGCGACTGGTCCGAGAGCTGGAACGGCATCTGGACCGTGTTCATCTGGTGCTGGGTGATCGCGTTCTCCCCCTTCGTCGCCGGCTTCATCGCCCGCATCTCCCGTGGCCGCACCATCCGTGAGTTCGTTCTGGGCGTCACCATCATCCCGTCCCTGATCGTCATGGTCTGGGTCGGCGTCATCGGTTCCGCCGGCATCCACTATGACAACGTCTCCGACGGCACCGTGTCCGCGGATGTGGCCGAGGACACCTCCGCCGGGCTGTTCTCCATGCTGGGCATGATCCCGTGGGTAGGCGGCATCCTCCTGGTGGTGGCCACCATCCTGGTCGCCACCTACTACGTCACCAGCCTCGACTCCGGCACCTACGCCCTGGCGGAGTTCGTCTCCGCACCCAAGAAGTCCGGCCCCTGGTTCCGCGTGGTGCTGGTCGCCAGCATCGCCGCCGTGGCCCTGGTGCTGCTCTCGATCGGTGGCGCCGACGTGGTGGACACCGTCCAGACCGGCACGATCATCGGAGCCTTCCCGTTCTCCTTCGTGATCCTGCTGATGATCATCAACCTGATCCGCCGGCTGCGCTCCCGCGACCGCGAGGTCCGGCAGCTGGAGAAGGACATCAACGACCCCGAACCCCGGGCCGAGGACGAACTCTGCGACGAGGACGGCATCCCCCGCCCCGATCCGCGCCGTGGCGTGGGCCCGGGGACACTGACCGACGTCCAGGATCCCTATGGCTACGGCCCCCGAACCGAGAAGAGGCCCCAGCAGTGA
- a CDS encoding GntR family transcriptional regulator — MTTATDLAPAGLSLAEQAYRALRDRLIMLDIAPGEPLQELQLVRELGFGRTPLREALKRLETDHLVVSYPRRGTFATRVDITELAAVSEVRHLLEPLAARKAAATTDPSVRAALAQAREGIDQLSGTTPWREVMAQDLAVHRLVYRAAGNHHLEESLIRLDNLATRIWCVVVDRLPDVAEHIREHLGLLDAILEGDADRAEELTSAHIRHFDAAIRQVI, encoded by the coding sequence ATGACCACCGCAACGGACCTCGCCCCCGCCGGTCTCTCGCTCGCCGAGCAGGCCTACCGCGCTCTCCGGGACCGGCTGATCATGCTGGACATCGCCCCGGGCGAGCCGCTCCAGGAACTCCAGCTCGTCCGTGAGCTCGGATTCGGCCGCACCCCACTGCGTGAGGCCCTGAAGCGGCTCGAAACCGACCATCTGGTGGTGTCCTATCCCCGCCGGGGCACCTTCGCCACCCGAGTGGACATCACCGAGCTGGCCGCCGTCTCCGAGGTGCGCCACCTCTTGGAGCCCCTGGCCGCCCGCAAGGCCGCCGCCACCACGGACCCCTCCGTTCGAGCCGCCCTCGCACAGGCGCGCGAGGGCATCGACCAGCTCTCCGGCACCACACCCTGGCGCGAGGTCATGGCCCAGGACCTCGCGGTGCACCGATTGGTCTACCGCGCCGCGGGCAACCATCACCTGGAGGAATCGCTGATCCGGCTGGACAATCTGGCCACCCGGATCTGGTGCGTCGTGGTGGACCGGCTCCCGGACGTGGCCGAGCACATCCGGGAGCACCTGGGGCTCTTGGACGCGATCCTCGAGGGGGATGCCGACCGCGCCGAGGAGTTAACCTCCGCGCACATCCGGCATTTCGACGCCGCCATCCGTCAGGTGATCTGA
- the glyA gene encoding serine hydroxymethyltransferase produces the protein MTREMAEAIPTELTADLAELDPEIAAHIDAELGRQREGLEMIASENHTAAAVMQAQGSVLTNKYAEGYPGRRYYGGCEHVDAVETLAIERVKDLFGAGYANVQPHSGAQANASVMHALIRPGDTVLGLNLAHGGHLTHGMKLNFSGRLYNIAAYGVDESTLEVDMDEVARLARENSPKLIVAGWSAYPRHLDFARFREIADEVGAYLMVDMAHFAGLVATGLHPSPVPHAHVVTSTTHKTLAGPRGGIILTNDADIAKKVNSAVFPGQQGGPLEHVIAGKAVAFKIAASEGFRDRQERTLAGARILAERLTRPDVAEHGITVLTGGTDVHLVLVDLRDSSLDGQQGEDLLAAVDITINRNSVPFDPRPPMVTSGLRIGTPALATRGFGEEAFREVADVIAETLKAGAAGAAAAGTAGAADAGAGVGVADEVVTGLRERVRTLAAAHPLYPNMTEHLTPKGA, from the coding sequence ATGACCCGTGAGATGGCCGAGGCCATCCCCACCGAACTGACTGCTGACCTGGCCGAGCTCGACCCCGAGATCGCGGCGCATATCGACGCCGAGCTGGGGCGGCAGCGCGAGGGGCTGGAGATGATCGCCTCTGAGAATCACACCGCCGCGGCCGTCATGCAGGCCCAGGGCTCGGTGCTGACGAACAAGTACGCGGAGGGGTACCCCGGTAGGCGCTACTACGGCGGGTGTGAGCATGTGGATGCCGTGGAGACGCTGGCCATCGAGCGCGTCAAGGACCTGTTCGGCGCCGGGTACGCCAACGTCCAGCCGCACTCCGGGGCCCAGGCCAACGCCTCCGTCATGCACGCGCTGATCCGGCCCGGGGACACCGTGCTCGGGCTCAATCTCGCCCACGGAGGGCACTTGACGCACGGCATGAAGCTCAACTTCTCCGGCCGCCTCTACAACATCGCGGCGTACGGCGTGGACGAGTCCACCCTCGAGGTGGACATGGACGAGGTAGCCCGCCTGGCCCGCGAGAACTCCCCGAAGCTGATCGTCGCCGGCTGGTCCGCCTACCCGCGCCACCTGGACTTCGCCCGCTTCCGCGAGATCGCGGACGAGGTGGGCGCCTACCTCATGGTGGACATGGCCCACTTCGCTGGGCTCGTGGCCACGGGCCTGCACCCCTCGCCCGTCCCGCACGCCCACGTGGTCACCTCCACCACCCACAAGACCCTGGCCGGCCCGCGCGGCGGCATCATCCTGACCAATGACGCGGACATCGCCAAGAAGGTCAACTCCGCCGTGTTCCCGGGCCAGCAGGGTGGGCCGCTCGAGCATGTGATCGCCGGCAAGGCCGTGGCGTTCAAGATCGCCGCCTCCGAGGGTTTCCGGGACCGGCAGGAGCGGACCCTGGCCGGGGCGCGCATCCTCGCCGAGCGGCTCACCCGCCCGGACGTGGCCGAGCACGGGATCACCGTCCTCACCGGCGGCACGGACGTGCACCTGGTCCTCGTGGACCTGCGGGACTCGTCCTTGGACGGCCAGCAGGGCGAGGACCTGCTGGCAGCCGTGGACATCACCATCAACCGCAACTCCGTGCCCTTCGACCCGCGCCCGCCGATGGTGACCTCCGGGCTGCGCATCGGCACCCCCGCCCTGGCCACCCGCGGCTTCGGTGAGGAGGCCTTCCGCGAGGTCGCGGACGTCATCGCCGAGACCCTGAAAGCTGGCGCTGCTGGCGCTGCCGCCGCCGGGACCGCTGGCGCGGCGGACGCCGGGGCCGGCGTCGGGGTGGCCGACGAGGTGGTGACCGGCCTGCGCGAGCGGGTCCGCACCCTGGCGGCCGCCCATCCCCTGTACCCGAACATGACCGAACACCTCACCCCGAAGGGGGCCTGA
- a CDS encoding sarcosine oxidase subunit beta family protein has product MAEKLPEHPDFLWRNPDPKPSYDAVIVGGGGHGLATAYYLASRHGMTNIAILERGWLAGGNMARNTTIIRSNYLWDESAAIYEHSLKLWEGLPEELEYDFLFSQRGVMNLAHTLQDVRESQRRVNANVLNGVDAEWLDPQQVKEACPIINIGDDIRYPVMGATYQPRAGIAKHDHVAWAFARKCDEMGVDIIQNCEVTGFVKDGERVVGVETSRGRINAGKVALAAAGHSSVLAELAGFRLPISSHPLQALVSELFEPVHPTVVMSNHVHVYVSQAHKGELVMGAGIDSYNGYGQRGAFHVVEEQLAAAVELFPIFARAHLLRTWGGIVDTTFDASPIVSTTPIDQMYVNCGWGTGGFKGTPASGYTFAHTIATDEAHPLNAPFALDRFETGHLIDEHGAAAVAH; this is encoded by the coding sequence ATGGCCGAGAAGCTTCCCGAGCACCCGGACTTCCTGTGGCGCAACCCCGACCCGAAACCCAGCTATGACGCCGTGATCGTCGGCGGCGGCGGCCACGGCCTGGCGACCGCCTACTACCTGGCGTCCAGACATGGCATGACCAACATCGCCATCCTGGAGCGGGGCTGGCTGGCCGGCGGCAACATGGCCCGCAACACCACGATCATCCGCTCCAACTACCTGTGGGACGAGTCGGCGGCGATCTACGAGCACTCCCTCAAGCTATGGGAGGGGCTGCCGGAGGAGCTGGAGTACGACTTCCTGTTCTCCCAGCGCGGCGTGATGAACCTGGCCCACACCCTGCAGGACGTGCGTGAGTCCCAGCGCCGCGTGAACGCCAACGTGCTCAACGGCGTGGACGCGGAGTGGCTGGACCCGCAGCAGGTCAAAGAGGCCTGCCCCATCATCAACATCGGGGACGACATCCGCTACCCGGTCATGGGGGCCACCTACCAGCCGCGCGCCGGGATCGCCAAGCATGACCATGTGGCCTGGGCCTTCGCCCGGAAGTGTGACGAGATGGGCGTGGACATCATCCAGAACTGCGAGGTCACCGGCTTCGTCAAGGACGGCGAGCGGGTGGTGGGTGTGGAGACGTCCCGCGGCCGCATCAACGCCGGCAAGGTGGCCCTCGCGGCCGCCGGTCACTCTTCCGTGCTGGCGGAGCTGGCCGGGTTCCGGCTGCCGATCTCCTCCCATCCCCTGCAGGCGCTCGTCTCCGAGCTCTTCGAGCCGGTGCACCCCACCGTCGTGATGTCCAACCACGTCCACGTGTATGTCTCCCAGGCGCACAAGGGCGAGCTGGTCATGGGCGCCGGGATCGACTCCTACAACGGCTACGGCCAGCGAGGCGCATTCCACGTGGTGGAGGAGCAGCTGGCCGCCGCGGTCGAGCTGTTCCCGATCTTCGCCCGGGCGCACCTGTTGCGCACCTGGGGCGGGATCGTGGACACCACCTTCGACGCCTCGCCGATCGTCTCCACCACCCCGATCGACCAGATGTACGTCAACTGCGGTTGGGGCACGGGTGGCTTCAAGGGCACCCCTGCCTCCGGCTACACGTTCGCCCACACCATCGCCACCGACGAGGCCCACCCGCTGAACGCCCCGTTCGCGCTGGACCGCTTCGAGACCGGACACCTCATCGACGAGCACGGCGCCGCCGCCGTGGCCCACTAG
- a CDS encoding sarcosine oxidase subunit delta — MLLIDCPHCGPRNETEFHYGGQAHIAYPEDPHSLDDRGWAEYLFYRDNPKGLFAERWQHGGGCRKWFNALRDTHSYEFAATYPAGSPRPDAGDLPDPGHGNSTRTTPSSPASPNTDHGGHQ, encoded by the coding sequence ATGCTGCTGATCGACTGCCCGCACTGCGGGCCCCGCAACGAGACCGAATTCCACTACGGGGGCCAGGCCCACATCGCCTACCCCGAGGACCCGCACTCCCTGGACGACCGGGGCTGGGCCGAGTACCTCTTCTACCGCGACAACCCCAAGGGGCTGTTCGCCGAGCGCTGGCAGCACGGCGGCGGGTGCCGCAAGTGGTTCAACGCACTGAGAGACACCCACAGCTACGAATTCGCCGCTACGTACCCGGCCGGATCTCCGCGGCCCGATGCCGGCGACCTCCCGGACCCCGGCCACGGCAACTCCACCCGGACCACCCCTTCCAGCCCCGCCAGCCCGAACACCGACCACGGAGGCCACCAGTGA